A single window of bacterium DNA harbors:
- a CDS encoding sulfite exporter TauE/SafE family protein → MSTPLSIITFLISLIAGLIGSLLGLGGGIIVTPFLTLAAHIDIRHAIGASLISVIATSSGSAVAYLRERITNIRIAMFLEIGTTLGALTGAIIGTSIKTNFLFILFGLVMLYSALQMFKTRKQELPEGVKASPLAKALKLSDSYYDDSLGREVKYEVTGVGQGLFTLYIAGIVSGLLGLGAGVFKVLAMDTLMRLPMKVSTTTSNFMIGVTAAASAGYYLASRMIDPLIAAPVALGVLVGATIGTRILLKVRNTTIRLLFALVLFVIAVRMICEGL, encoded by the coding sequence ATGAGCACCCCTTTGTCAATAATAACTTTTTTGATTTCTTTAATAGCCGGTTTAATCGGCTCACTCCTCGGATTAGGTGGTGGCATAATTGTTACCCCCTTTTTAACCCTCGCCGCACACATAGATATCCGCCACGCCATTGGGGCTTCCCTCATCTCTGTAATAGCCACCTCCAGCGGCTCAGCTGTCGCCTACTTAAGGGAAAGAATCACTAATATAAGAATAGCAATGTTTTTGGAAATCGGCACCACCCTAGGAGCTTTAACAGGAGCAATAATCGGAACCTCAATAAAAACTAATTTCCTCTTCATCCTCTTCGGCTTGGTTATGCTTTACTCCGCTCTCCAGATGTTTAAAACGAGAAAGCAAGAACTACCAGAAGGAGTAAAGGCGAGCCCCTTAGCCAAAGCTCTGAAACTAAGCGATTCCTACTATGATGATTCCCTGGGTAGAGAAGTGAAATATGAGGTCACAGGGGTAGGGCAAGGGTTATTTACTCTTTACATCGCCGGAATCGTCTCCGGACTCTTGGGATTAGGGGCTGGCGTCTTCAAGGTTCTCGCAATGGATACCCTAATGCGCCTTCCTATGAAGGTCTCCACTACGACAAGCAATTTTATGATTGGGGTAACTGCTGCAGCGAGCGCAGGCTATTATCTCGCTTCTAGGATGATAGACCCTCTCATTGCCGCTCCTGTAGCCTTAGGCGTTCTCGTGGGCGCAACGATTGGAACAAGAATATTATTGAAAGTAAGAAACACAACTATAAGGCTCCTTTTTGCCCTCGTCCTCTTCGTTATAGCAGTGAGAATGATCTGTGAGGGATTATGA
- a CDS encoding TMEM165/GDT1 family protein, with translation MLKDFLTIIFTIFLLEFADKTQIAAISFATRQKPIVVYLGVILGLSLATVISVAIGRTLALTIPSKYIKIVAGALFIVVGIWTIFGK, from the coding sequence ATGTTGAAGGATTTTTTAACGATAATTTTCACCATTTTTCTTTTGGAATTTGCAGACAAGACGCAAATCGCGGCGATAAGCTTCGCCACGAGGCAGAAGCCAATCGTGGTTTATTTGGGTGTCATATTGGGTCTATCTCTCGCTACAGTCATCTCTGTGGCAATTGGCAGGACATTAGCCTTAACCATTCCATCTAAATATATTAAAATCGTAGCTGGAGCCTTATTTATAGTCGTCGGTATCTGGACGATTTTCGGAAAGTAA